The Spirosoma sp. SC4-14 DNA window AATGTATAACAATCAAGGAATGGATTGTGCAATTTAGAGATTCTGTTTTGGCAGAACCGGTAATTTATACTCAAACTAAAAACATTGGTCACTAGTCATCTACTAGTAGTGATTCTATTGAAAAAGCTACTACTTGTTCTCCCATCCGACAATACCCACATACCACAACCTACTTACAACCAGACCCTTACAGACGATAAGTAGCTAAACTATTTCGATTTGTATTGATTGGCGCGTTCGTTGCGTTCGGCCAGGATTACAATTTCGTCGATACGGCGAGCGCGGGTTTCGGCTTGTTTGGCATTGAGAAGCCATTCGAGTATGCCGCGTCTGACAGAGCGCGGAAATGCATCGAAATACTGTTTGGCGGTTGGATTTGCATTTAGGCGGGCCTGTAAATCGGGTGGGCAGACGCCTTCCTCCAACTCATCAAGGGCGGTCCAGGTGCCCGTTTGTTTTGCCAGTTCGACCATTGCCAATCCCGCTTCGGTCATCAGACCTGCCTGAGTGAGTTTTTCAACTTTAGCTTTATTGACACGGCTCCAGTTACTCTTAGGGTTCCGCCGGGCGAAGAACTGGTAATAATACTTGTCGGTCCCTTTCCGAACCGCGCTGTCGATCCAGCCAAAACACAGCGCTTCGTCTACGGCTTCATCGTAGGTAACACTGGGCGTCTGGCTTCCTTTTTTATGGATGATCAGCCAGACGTTTTTTTCGATTGCATGGTTGGCCGAAAGCCATTGCCGCCAGGCAGCCTGGCTTTCGGCATAAGTAGTATTAGAATTGCTGGAAGCCATTTGCAATTGACCTCTTAAATGACTTTCAGTTCCTGAACAGCGAGCCAGCTCATCAGGCCCGCTCCTGTCTCCAGCGCAGCTTCGTCGATATCGAACGTAGGTGTATGAACACCCGAAACAATGCCGCGAGCTTCGTTGCGGGTACCAAGCCGATAAAAACAGGAATCGACAACCTGCGAATAGAATGCAAAATCTTCGCCTGCCATCCAAAGATCCAGATCAACAACATTCTCGGCACCCATATAGTCGACGGCCTGCGTCCGAACGCGCCGGGTTAGTTCGGGATGATTTTTCAGGTAAGGATAGCCATGAACAATATCAAATTCGCAGGAACCGCCCATTGCTTCGGCAATACCCTGAGCCAGTTTAACCATACGCCGTTTGCCTTCGGCCCGCCACTCTTCGTTCATGCAACGGAAGGTTCCCTGAATAGTCACTTCGTTTGGAATAACATTCGTAACGCCATCGGCAATAAATCGCCCAAACGACAATACGGACGGGCTGGCAGGCGGACGGTTTCGGCTAATGATTTGCTGAAGTGATACAATGATGTGCGACGCAATCAGAACCGGGTCGACCAGGCTGTCGGGCATAGCCGCGTGGCCACCTTTTCCGCGAACGGTCATATAAATTTCGTCGGTGCTGGCCATATACATTCCTTCGCGGAAACCGATCTTACCAACGGGAATGTTGGGGGCTACGTGCTGTCCCAGCATACTTACCGGCGCGGGGTTTTCCAGTACACCTTCTTTAATCATCAGCGATGCACCGCCCGGCGCTTTCTCTTCGCCCGGCTGAAAAACCAGTTTAACGGTTCCCTCGAATTCATCGCGTAATACATGCAGAATACGCGCAACGCCTAACAGACTGGCCGTATGCGCATCGTGTCCACAGGCATGCATGACCCCCTCAACCGTCGATTTATAGGGAACATCGTTGGCTTCATGAATGGGAAGCGCATCCATATCGGCGCGTAAACCAACCACTTTCGAGCTTCCTGATGCGCCATTTTTCCGACCTTCAATGATGGCCACTAAACCCGTATCGGCTACCCCCTCCTGTGGTGTGATTCCAATTGCTTTCAGTTGATCGGCAACAAACCGAGCCGTATTTTGCTCATGAAACGAAAGTTCAGGGTGAGCATGTAAGTGTCGGCGAGTCTGAACAATATCAGCCGCATACTGACGGGCTAGTGATTTAATTGATTCGAGCATATGTAATGCGGGTTGCCACCCACCTGATCTAAATTTACGACGGGTTGTTGCCCGTACTATTGTATGGTAATAAACTGATAATCGCTGATAACCGTTTCCAGAAAGCTTCGATTGGGCAATGTACTTTGCAGACCCGTCACGTCTTTCACCTTATCGGCGGTTCGCTGTAGAATTGTTTCATCGCCCAGCCGAAGAGCTTCCCGAATAATACTTATGTCACGGTCACTGAGCAGGCGAACGTCGGGAAACTGAACGATATAATTTTCATCGATCGGCCGAATCAAAATATCTTCGAGCGCAACGGCTGGTTTAAGTTTAACAACTGAGGTTCCAGCCGCAATATCGCCCAGCCGCTGTCCTTTGCCATTTACGGCTACGGTAATGATCGGTACAATTCCACCCAGAAAGGCTACCGACTCAACAATCCGAAACAGCCACCGGATCAGGTAAGCACCCAGGCCCGGCTGCGAACCATCGAGCATTACCACCCGAATGCCCAGCGCTATTTTCCCAATACTTCGGCCATTGAGGAGCCATTCCGACAGCAGATCGTAGGCAACAACCGGAAACATAACAGCCACAACATAGACATTACCCGTTTTTATACCTAACCGGGACGGCACGGCCATAACCAGCACAATCCAGCCAAACAGCACCAGGTAGTCGATCATGGCAGCCAGAATCCGTTCGCCAACACTGGCGGGTTCGTATTCCAGTAAAACGTTTTGGGAAGTGCGGACAGCAACAGACATCGGTAATGGTTATTGATTTATACGAAACCTTAACAGGCTCCTAACTGGTAAAAATAGCACCCTTTCTTTGCTTCTTTGTCAACTAATGACCAATTTTCAGAAGCAGACCAGCCATAAACCTTTTATTGCCACAACGGACCCGATTCATGCGTGAAGCTCTTTTCGTAAAACGAAATACCGACAAGTGGCGCGAGATTGAACAAAACCCAACGCGCGACCCCGACGAACTCACTGATCGGTTTATCGAATTAACCGACGATTTGTCGTACGCACGTACCTTCTACCCAAACTCGAACGTAACCCGCTACCTGAACGGCCTGGCAGCCCAGATGCACCGTGGACTGATGCAGAACCGGCGCGACGACCGAAGCCGGTTCATCACGTTCTGGAAGTATGAACTCCCCTTATTGTTTTATAAATCGCACCGGCTATTAGCCGTATCGGCAGCCGTTTTTTTAGTCGCCTGCCTGCTGGGCTGGGTGTCGGCGGCTCACGACAATACCTTTGTGCGGTTGATTCTGGGCGATCAATACGTGAATATGACGCTCGAAAACATAAAAAAAGGCGATCCATTGGGTATTTATGACAGCCGCGATCAGGCTACTATGTTCGTGCAGATTACGTTGAACAATATTTATGTAGCTTTCCGAACGTTCATTTTTGGCTTATTTGCTTCATTTGGCACAATGGCCATGCTCTTCTACAACGGCGTCATGCTCGGGTCGTTTCAATACTTTTTCTACGAACGGGGTCTGCTGCTCGATTCTGTACTAAAAATCTGGATTCATGGCACACTGGAAATTTCGGCCATTGTGATTGCGGGTTGCGCCGGACTGACAGTTGGCAACAGCCTGTTGTTTCCGGGTACGTTTTCGCGGCTGGAGTCGTTCAAGCGGGGAGTTAAGCAGGGCCTAAAAATCGCCATTGGCCTGGTACCAATTTTTATTATGGCTGGTTTTCTGGAAAGTTTCGTTACCCGGCTCACCTTGCCATCGCTGGTGAGTGGCAGCATTATCGTTGTATCGGCCGCTTTCATTATCTGGTATTTCATACTCTACCCAATATCCCTTAACCGCATCCGTCATGATTAAACTATTTCAGCAGCGCGATTTTGGCAACAAAATCAACGTTACGTTCCAGTATGTAGGTCAGAATTTCCGAACGCTCGGCATGGCCCTGCTTTATATTGTTGGACCGATGGCCTTAATAGCTGGTATCGCTTCAGGTATCATGCAGTCGAACATGCTGCGGCTTGCCGGAAGAGCAAACGACTCGTCGAACGACCCGATGGCTGTTCTCCAGCTTATGACCCAGTTTTTCTCACCAGCCTTTTGGCTGACGCTGTTCTTCAGCCTGCTGGCCAATGTGGCCGTAATTCTGACTACTTATGGCCACATGAAGGTGTATGCTCGCGCCAGCGAAACCGGAACAACCGATTCGATAAGTGTGTCGGACATATGGGCCGAAGTACAGCCTGCCATTGGCCGGGCTATCATTATTTCGATCCTTAGCTCAATTCTTACGGCTGTAGCCTGTTTGTTTTTTATCATTCCGGGGATTTATGTTGCCGTTGTTTTATCGCTTTCGCTGGCAGTGACTATGTTTGAAGGCACCGATTTTGGCCCCACCTTTGAACGGTGCTTCAAACTGATCCGCGACAAATGGTGGTCAACGTTTGGGCTGATTGTTGTCATGGGCATCATTGTTGGCCTGGTTGGGCTCATTTTCGCAATTCCCAGCGGCATTATTGGCTTTCTGATTGGTGGCAAACTACTACCCGATGTGCCAACAGTATGGCTCATGCTGGGTAATGTGATTGCGCTCGTCGGCCGAACGCTATTAAACGCAGTACTTTACACGGCAATTGGATTTCAGTATACCAATCTGGTCGAGCGGCAGGAAGGCCGCGGGATGATTTCGGCTATTGATTCGATTGGCACAAATCCAGCACACCCCCGCGCATCGGATGAAGGCAGTTTCTAGTTTCTTTCGTTGGGCAGTAGTCGTATTGTTTAGCGTATGGCTGGCAGTCTGGAAACCAGCCATGGCGCAGACAACTAAACCTAAACCGCAAACAACGGTTGCGGTTCCCGACGACCGGGCCGCAGTGCGGGTACGGTATCCTGCTCCCGAAAAAATTCGGGAATTCAAGGAGGACCGCAACTATCAGTACGACCACGATGCGCCACCACCCGAAAATCCAATTGCCCGTTTTTTTAGCTGGTTCTATCAGAAGTTCATTAATTTTCTGAATAGTGAAGCCTATCAGAACATCTGGCAATATGTAGTGATGGCTTGTATAGCTGGCTTTGCTGTCTATTTGCTGATGAAAGCCGAAGTGCTGGGTTTTCTGTTTCCTAAAAAAGCCGAACGAAATAGCCTCGATTACGAGAGTCTGGCCGAAAACATTCATGAAATTGATTTCGATTCGGCCATTGCCGATGCCGTTGCCCAACACAACTTTCGGCTGGCCGTTCGGCTATTATATTTACAGACCATAAAACGGCTGGCCGATGCCGGTCGTATTGTGTATAAACCCGAAAAAACAAATCGACAATACGTTTATGAACTGGCAACGCACATCGACCCGACCGCATTTGAAAACCTGACTCGTCAGTTTGAATTCGTCTGGTATGGCGATTTCCCAATTGATGAGTCCCGGTTTGCAACCATTCAGCAGCAGTTCAGACAATTTTCGGCCCGCTAATTCCAGAAAACGATCTCATAATTTTGTTAAAGCGTAATAAATACCTGCTGGTCCTACTGGCGACTCTTACGGCCTACATACTTTTTGAGTATTACCGCCCCAAGCCTATTGACTGGACACCAACGTACGAAAACGATGACAAGATCCCGTTCGGGACCAAGGTTCTCTATGCGCTTTTGCCTGATCTGGTGCAGCAGTCTTCGATCAAAACCGTACGGTTGCCCGTCTATAACTTTCTGACTGAGAGCAAGCCAGCCGGGCGCAGTAATTACATTGTGGTATGCCGGGACTTTAATGCCGATGGTAACGATATAAAACAACTGCTTTCTTACGTTCGGAACGGTAGTAACGTTTTTATTTCTGCCTATGGCATTCCCGATTCGCTCGGCTCGGTGCTGGGCTTCAAAGCTGAGGTAAAAGACCCAACGCTTAGCGACACAACGTTGCTGCAAAATTTTGTCAATCCAGCACTCCGCCAGCCAAAAGGCTATAATTTCTTTCATGACGATGGCCGTAATTTTCTGGTCATCACGGCAAAACAACACATAACCGTTCTGGGCCGAAATGCCCGTAAAGAGCCGGTTTTCATTAAAGTGCAATACGGCAAAGGACAGTTTTTCATTCATAATCTGCCACTGGCATTTACGAATTATTATGTGCTATCGCCGAAGACTTCAGCTTATGCCTTCAAAGCACTTTCGTATCTGCCAGCTCTGCCAACCTATTGGGACGAGTATCAGAAACAAGGTCGGTTCGACGAAGAGCAGCAGTCGATTTTCCGGTATATTCGAAGCCAGCCAGCCCTAAACTGGGCCTATTATCTGGTAGTATTCGGGCTGATTTTCTACGCAATTTTCGCCGGAAAACGTACCCAGCGCATTATTCCGGTTATGGAGCCGTTGCAGAATACATCGCTGGACTTTGTAAAGACGATCGGACGGTTGTATTTTCAACAGGGCGATCACGAAAATCTGACCCGAAAGAAGATTCTGTACTTTCTGGCCGACCTCCGCGAACGCTATGGCCTGAACACCACTGTTCTGGACAAAGAATTTGCAGAAACTCTGGCCCGAAAAAGTGGGATTTCGCCCAGTGAAGCCAACGAACTCGTACGGCTTCTGCGCGATGCCCAAAAAAGCATTTCGCTCTCAGAATTTGATTTATTAACGCTCAATGGAGCCATAGAACGATTTAAACACCAAACCGTCTGAACCGGCATTTATATGATTTTGCTGACTGACTTTGATTTTGTTTGATTTCGCGTCAAAGAAGCACTTTATAATAAATTCAGAGTCAGCCAGTTAAATCATATAAATCCCGGTCAGGGATAGTTTATGGAAAATTTAGAAACCCGAATAGATCTAACTCCGCTCACAACCGCCGTCGACGCCATTCGCGCCGAAATTGGTAAAGTCATTGTTGGTCAGCACGAAACCATTGATCTATTGCTAACCGCTTTGCTAGCCAATGGCCATGTCCTGATTGAAGGTGTACCTGGCGTGGCCAAAACGCTCACCGCCAAATTACTGGCCAAAACCATCGACGTTGGTTTTAGTCGAATTCAGTTTACGCCCGACCTCATGCCTTCCGATGTGCTGGGCACGTCGGTTTTTATGCCGAAAACTGGTGATTTTGTTTTCAAACACGGCCCCATTTTCTCTAATCTCGTTCTGATCGATGAAATAAACCGGGCTCCTGCCAAAACGCAGGCGGCATTGTTTGAGGTCATGGAAGAACGGCAGGTTACGAACGACGGCAATACCTACCACCTAAGCGACCCCTTTATGGTGCTGGCTACCCAAAATCCAATCGAGCAGGAAGGCACCTACCGGCTCCCCGAAGCCCAGCTCGACCGGTTTCTGTTCAAAATCATAGTTGGCTACCCCGATACGGCGGCTGAAACCGACATTCTGCGTGGCCATCACCAGCGCCGAAACCTGACCGACGCCCTCGATGCCATTCGTTCGGTATTATCCGGCGATCAGTTAGATGATCTTCGGCAACGAGTGCATCAGGTGCATATTGAAGATCATTTGTTCGACTATATCACCCAGATAGTACAGGCCACCCGCGCCAATAAGTCACTATATCTGGGCGCTTCCCCGCGTGCATCGGTAGCGCTGATGAATAGCGCTAAAGCCCTGGCTACGCTTCGCGGTCGGGACTTTATTACGCCCGAAGATGTTCAGGAACTGGCGGCT harbors:
- a CDS encoding YdeI/OmpD-associated family protein, translated to MASSNSNTTYAESQAAWRQWLSANHAIEKNVWLIIHKKGSQTPSVTYDEAVDEALCFGWIDSAVRKGTDKYYYQFFARRNPKSNWSRVNKAKVEKLTQAGLMTEAGLAMVELAKQTGTWTALDELEEGVCPPDLQARLNANPTAKQYFDAFPRSVRRGILEWLLNAKQAETRARRIDEIVILAERNERANQYKSK
- a CDS encoding M20 family metallopeptidase codes for the protein MLESIKSLARQYAADIVQTRRHLHAHPELSFHEQNTARFVADQLKAIGITPQEGVADTGLVAIIEGRKNGASGSSKVVGLRADMDALPIHEANDVPYKSTVEGVMHACGHDAHTASLLGVARILHVLRDEFEGTVKLVFQPGEEKAPGGASLMIKEGVLENPAPVSMLGQHVAPNIPVGKIGFREGMYMASTDEIYMTVRGKGGHAAMPDSLVDPVLIASHIIVSLQQIISRNRPPASPSVLSFGRFIADGVTNVIPNEVTIQGTFRCMNEEWRAEGKRRMVKLAQGIAEAMGGSCEFDIVHGYPYLKNHPELTRRVRTQAVDYMGAENVVDLDLWMAGEDFAFYSQVVDSCFYRLGTRNEARGIVSGVHTPTFDIDEAALETGAGLMSWLAVQELKVI
- a CDS encoding RDD family protein; translation: MSVAVRTSQNVLLEYEPASVGERILAAMIDYLVLFGWIVLVMAVPSRLGIKTGNVYVVAVMFPVVAYDLLSEWLLNGRSIGKIALGIRVVMLDGSQPGLGAYLIRWLFRIVESVAFLGGIVPIITVAVNGKGQRLGDIAAGTSVVKLKPAVALEDILIRPIDENYIVQFPDVRLLSDRDISIIREALRLGDETILQRTADKVKDVTGLQSTLPNRSFLETVISDYQFITIQ
- a CDS encoding stage II sporulation protein M, translated to MREALFVKRNTDKWREIEQNPTRDPDELTDRFIELTDDLSYARTFYPNSNVTRYLNGLAAQMHRGLMQNRRDDRSRFITFWKYELPLLFYKSHRLLAVSAAVFLVACLLGWVSAAHDNTFVRLILGDQYVNMTLENIKKGDPLGIYDSRDQATMFVQITLNNIYVAFRTFIFGLFASFGTMAMLFYNGVMLGSFQYFFYERGLLLDSVLKIWIHGTLEISAIVIAGCAGLTVGNSLLFPGTFSRLESFKRGVKQGLKIAIGLVPIFIMAGFLESFVTRLTLPSLVSGSIIVVSAAFIIWYFILYPISLNRIRHD
- a CDS encoding DUF4129 domain-containing protein; its protein translation is MKAVSSFFRWAVVVLFSVWLAVWKPAMAQTTKPKPQTTVAVPDDRAAVRVRYPAPEKIREFKEDRNYQYDHDAPPPENPIARFFSWFYQKFINFLNSEAYQNIWQYVVMACIAGFAVYLLMKAEVLGFLFPKKAERNSLDYESLAENIHEIDFDSAIADAVAQHNFRLAVRLLYLQTIKRLADAGRIVYKPEKTNRQYVYELATHIDPTAFENLTRQFEFVWYGDFPIDESRFATIQQQFRQFSAR
- a CDS encoding DUF4350 domain-containing protein, with product MLKRNKYLLVLLATLTAYILFEYYRPKPIDWTPTYENDDKIPFGTKVLYALLPDLVQQSSIKTVRLPVYNFLTESKPAGRSNYIVVCRDFNADGNDIKQLLSYVRNGSNVFISAYGIPDSLGSVLGFKAEVKDPTLSDTTLLQNFVNPALRQPKGYNFFHDDGRNFLVITAKQHITVLGRNARKEPVFIKVQYGKGQFFIHNLPLAFTNYYVLSPKTSAYAFKALSYLPALPTYWDEYQKQGRFDEEQQSIFRYIRSQPALNWAYYLVVFGLIFYAIFAGKRTQRIIPVMEPLQNTSLDFVKTIGRLYFQQGDHENLTRKKILYFLADLRERYGLNTTVLDKEFAETLARKSGISPSEANELVRLLRDAQKSISLSEFDLLTLNGAIERFKHQTV
- a CDS encoding MoxR family ATPase; its protein translation is MENLETRIDLTPLTTAVDAIRAEIGKVIVGQHETIDLLLTALLANGHVLIEGVPGVAKTLTAKLLAKTIDVGFSRIQFTPDLMPSDVLGTSVFMPKTGDFVFKHGPIFSNLVLIDEINRAPAKTQAALFEVMEERQVTNDGNTYHLSDPFMVLATQNPIEQEGTYRLPEAQLDRFLFKIIVGYPDTAAETDILRGHHQRRNLTDALDAIRSVLSGDQLDDLRQRVHQVHIEDHLFDYITQIVQATRANKSLYLGASPRASVALMNSAKALATLRGRDFITPEDVQELAAPVLRHRVLLTPEREMEGGTADEVITQLVQKIEVPR